The Acidobacteriota bacterium sequence ATCTGCTCGGCCCGCCGCCGTTCCGCTGTCCGAACGCCGCGTCGCTGCCCGACGCGGATCACGTGCTTCGGCGCACGGGGCCCTCCGCCGAGTGGGGCCTCGTCGATCGAGCCCGACACCATCCGTTCCTGCGCTACCGGCATCGCCTCATTTCGTACCAGGCCGCGCGGCGCGCCGGCCTGCCGGACGCGTCGTGGGTCGGACTCGTCGAACGGCTCGACCGCGGGGTGGCCGAGGTCGCGGGCCGTGGCTTCGCCGTGACGCCGCTCGTGCGATGCGGCGAGCTCGAGGCCACACTTGGCGTGGGCGGCTCGGGGGCGTTGTGGGTGAAGGACGAGACCGGCAACGTGTCGGGATCCCACAAGGCGCGGCACCTGTTCGGCGTGCTGCTCTGGCTCGAGCTGGCGGCGCTCGCGCGAGAGGCGAAGGGCCTGCCGCCGTCGCATTCCGGACGCTTCGCCATCGCCAGTTGCGGCAACGCCGCGCTGGCCGCCGCCGTGGTCGCGGCGGCGGTCAGGCGGCCGCTCGACGTCTTCGTGCCCGTCGACGTCAATTCCCGCATCGCGTCGGCCTTGAGCGAACTCGGGGCGACGATCGCCGTGTGCGCTCGCCGGCCCGGGGTCTCAGGTGACCCGTGCTACCACGCGTTTCGCGAGGCGATCGCAGAGGGCGGCGTGCCGTTCTGCGTGCAGGGGCCCGACAACGGCCTGACCGTGGAGGGCGGCGCGACGCTCGGGTTCGAATTGCTCGAGCAGGTGCCTGGGCCGGTGGATCGCTTCTTCGTCCAGGTCGGTGGAGGCGCGCTCGCAAGTGCCTGCGTGCTCGCGTTCACGGAAGCCCGGTGCCAGGGCACGGTGGCGGGGCTGCCGCGCGTGCACGCGGTGCAGACGGAGGGCGCGGCGCCGTTGAGGCGGGCGTACGAGCGGGTCATGGGCGAGATCTTCACGCGCCTCGGCGAGGCCGCCCCGCGCGGCGACGCGGCGCGAGCGCAGGTTGTCGCCGAGCGGGCCGCCGACCCCCGGGTCCGGGCGGCGCTCGCCTTCGCGGCGACCCACCGCGGCGCGTTCATGTGGCCGTGGGAGTCGGAGCCTCGCAGCCTGGCCCACGGCATCCTCGACGACGAGACCTACGACTGGCTGGCGATCGTCGAGGGCATGGTGTGGAGCGGCGGGTGGCCGGTCGTCGTCGACGAGGCGACGATTGCCCGCGCCAACGATCTGGCCCGGGCGTCGACCGCCATCGACGTGGACCATACCGGCACGGCGGGCCTGGCCGGGCTGCTCGCGCTCGTCGATCGCGGCGAGATCGCCGTGGCCCGCGAGCGAGTGGCGGTGATCTTCTCAGGGCGGCGCCGCTGAACCGGAACTCCGGGGCATGCCGGATCGCGCTACGGCACGATGACGGTGCCCGCCCGTCCTTCCACGGCCGCCTCGAGGTCCTGCGGTCGCGTGATCACCCCCCGCCTGCCACCCTGCTCGAGAAACTGGACGATCGCCCTGATCTTGGGAGCCATGCTGCCCTCGGCGAACTCGCCGTCTTTCAGGTACTGGCGCGCCTCGGCGAGCGTCATGCGAGCGATCGGCCGCTCGTCCGGCGTGCCGAAGTCGAGGCACACGTGCGGCACCCCCGTCGAGATGACGAACAGGTCGGCGCCGAGTGCGGTGGCGAGCAGCGACGAGGCGTAGTCCTTGTCGATGACCGCCTCGACGCCGTGCAGCATGCCCTCCCCATCGCGCACCACGGGAATGCCGCCCCCGCCGACGGCCGTCACGACGAAGCCTGCGTCGACGAGCGTGCGCACGGCGTCGATTTCGACGATGGCCACGGGTTCGGGGCTCGGGACGAGCCGGCGCCACCCTCGGCCGGCATCCTCGCCAATCGTCCAGCCCTCCTCGGCCGCGCGCGCGCGTGCGGTCGCCTCGTCCATGAACGACCCGATGGGCTTCGACGGGCGTTCGAACGCCTGGCTCGCCCTGTCGACCTCGACCTGCGTGACGAGCGCGACGGCCGTCTTCCGCATGCGCCGGCGCGTGAACTCGTTCTCGAGCGACTGCTGGATCATGTACCCAATCGCCCCCTGGGTGTCGGCGTCGCAGGAATCGAGCGGAACCTCGTGCAGCTCGTGGCGCGCGAGCTCGGAGCGCCGCACGATGAAGCCGACCTGCGGGCCGTTGCCGTGGGTGACGACCACGCGATGGCCCGCGGCCACGATCTCCGCGATGTGGTGACAGGTCTCGCGGGCCAGCACCCACTGGTCCTGGACCGTGCGGTGCCGTTCGTCGCGGATGAGCGAGTTGCCTCCGATGGCGAGCACGATGATGTCGGACATGAGGGTCCCCAGGGGGTCAGCGCGGCCGCCGCGGCCGATGCCGATCGAGCAGGCCAAGCAGTGCCGACGCGGGGTCGGCCGCACGCGTGGCCACGATCATCGCGGCGACGACGAAAGGCTTCCACGACGCCTCGCGGTAGGTATCGAGACGCGCCCGCTCGAAGACCGTCTGGCTGACCTCGCCGCTGGCGCAGCTCACCCCCGTGACGTCGGCGGGCAGGCAGTGCATGTAGAGCGCCTTGCCCCCGCGAGTCCGCTGCATCATGGCCTCGGTGCACTCCCACTGGCGGAACCGCGCGTTCGTCTCCAGCGCCTCCCGCTCGAGCTCGGCCAGCTCACCCGAACGGCCCGCGCGCAGCAGCGCCGTCCGCTGCCGCATGACCGCCGCCGGCGCCCAGCTCTTCGGNNNNNNNNNNNNNNNNNNNNNNNNNNNNNNNNNNNNNNNNNNNNNNNNNNNNNNNNNNNNNNNNNNNNNNNNNNNNNNNNNNNNNNNNNNNNNNNNNNNNCGCGCAGCAGCGCCGTCCGCTGCCGCATGACCGCCGCCGGCGCCCAGCTCTTCGGGTAGACGACGTCGGCCTGGTCGAAGGCGGCCTCCATCGAGTCGGCGAGCTCGAACGCGCCGCCGCTCTCGGCCGCGAAGCTTCGCGCGGCGTCGAGCGGTTCGTCGACGAGGTCGTAGCCGGGCGGGTGCGCGAGCACGACCCGCATCCCGAAGCGCGTCATCAGCGCGACGATGCCCTGGGGCACCGAGAGCGGCTTGCCGTAGCTCGGCGAGTACGCCCACGTCATCGCGAGGGTCCGTCCCCGCAGCGCATCGAGACCGCCGAAGGTGTGCGCGAGGTGGCACAGATCGGACAGGCTCTGCGTCGGATGATCGAGGTCGCACTGGAGGTTGATGACCGCCGGCCGCTCAGCCAGCACCCCGGCGCGATGACTCTCCTCGAGCGAGCGTGCGACCTCCACCATGTATCGGTGGCCTTCGCCGAGGAACATGTCGTCGCGGATGCCGATGACCTCCGAGAGGAAGCCGATCATCGCGGCGGTCTCCCGGACGGTCTCGCCGTGCGCGACCTGTGACGTCGACTCGTCGAGCTCCTCGGTCATCAGGCCGAGCAGATTGCACCCTGCGCGGAACGCGTAGCGCGTGCGGGTCGACTTGTCGCGGAAGATCGAGAGCCCCAGTCCGGTGTCGAACAGCCGCGTCGACACGTTCCGCCGGACGAGCCCCTGCAGCACGTCTGCCGCGTCGACGATGAAGCGCAGGGCGGCGTCCGACTGCCGCCACGTCAGCAGGAAGTCCCTGTCGTGGAGGTCGACGTCGAGGGCGGCGAGGGCGTTGATCCGGGCATGCAGGTCCATTGGGCACTCTCTCGGTGGGGTAGCCGAACGTCGCGGCCAGCGGCCATCAGTCGCGCGCGCGCCGATAGGCCTGCGGAAACAGCGCGTAGAAGGCCGCGGCAGCGGTCAGGTGATCGATCGGGCACTGGTCCTCCGGCGTGTGCGCGTGGATCTCGTCGCCCGGTCCGAAGCCGATCGTCGGCACGCCGAACAGGCCGCGCGTGGCGATGCCGTTGGTCGAGAAGCCCCACTTGCCGACGGCGGGGGGGCGGCCGAGCGCGGACGTCGCCGCCTCCACGCCGGCGCGGATGGCGGGGTCGTCCTCGGACATGAGCCACGTCGGGAAGTACTTCTTCGTGGGGTAGGTGAGCCCCGTGTAGGCCGGGCGCGCGTAGTCGAGCACGGTGATCGTGGCCCCGGCGCGCCGCACGCTGTCGAGCCGCTCGATCTCCGCGACGGCCGACTCGATCGTCTCGCCCTGCGTCAGCCGGCGGTCGAGGTGGATGGTCGCGCTGTCGGCCACCGCGCACAACGACGGCGACGTCGACCTGATGTGGGAGATGGTGACGCTGCCCTTGCCCAGGAAGGGATCGGCCGTGGCGGCCAGCGCGTCGTTCAGGCGCTCGATGTCGGCGATGATCGGGGCCATCAGGTAGACGGCGTTCACGCCCCGCTCGGGGGCCGAGCCATGGCACGATCGGCCCTGCGTGCGGACCTCGAGCTCCATCCGCCCGCGATGCCCGCGGTACACGCCGAGACTGGTGGGCTCGGTGATCACGACGACGTCGGGTGCCAGGACGCCCTCGCGGAGGATGTACTGCCAGCACAGCCCGTCGCAGTCCTCCTCCATGACCGTGCCGGTGACCCACAGCTGCACGCCCTCGAGCAGGCCGAGGTCCTTCGCGATGCGCGCGCCGTGCACGGCGGCCGCGAAGCCGGCTTCCTGGTCGCCGGCCCCGCGGCCGAACACGATGCCGTCACGAACCTCGCCGCGGTACGGGTCGCGGGCCCACGTCGAGGGATCGCCGACGCCCACCGTGTCGAGGTGGCCGTCGAGGGCGACGACGAGCGGTCCGGAGCCGACGCGGCCCAGCACGTTGCCGAGGCCGTCGATTCGGACCTCGTCGAACTCCAGCCGCCGCATCTCGTCGGCCGCTCGCGCGACGACCGCGCCTTCCTCGGCGCTCTCCGAGGGGATGGCGATCATGTCGCGCAGCAACTGCACCATCGCCGGCGTGGCCTCGTTCGCCCGCGCCCTCACCGTCTCGGTCGTCATCGTCCGGCCTCCGTTGGACGCGGCGGGGGTCCGGCCGCGTGTGCCTCGTCGTCGCCGAGGCAGTTGACGTAGTTGACGGATCCCGCGGCGAAGATCCCCTCGCGCACGAGGTCCATGATCTGAAAGGCCCCGAGGTCGACGATCGTGCCTGGCGGCAGGTCGCCCGCGATCGTCCCCGCCGGGTCGCCGAGCGTGAAGCCGACCTCGACGCCGTCCGCGGCGAACCGGGCGCGGTCGTCCTGCACCTCGAGACGGAACTCGCGGCCGCCGATTCGCGCGCGCACCAGGTCGTGAGGGCCGCGGCGCCTCAGGTAGAAGCCGTCGAGGGCGCTCTCGCGCCAGGCGTTCTCGCTGCCGAAGAACCTCGGCTTCACCACGTACGGGCCACCGTCCTCCGGGCAGAAGACGTCGCAGTTGCCGCAGTCGTTGCAGAAGTCGGCGAAGGTCCCGATCTGGTGCGCCTCATCGAGCGAGAGCGTCCCGCGATGCTCGGCGCGCCACCCGTTCGCCTCGCGGTGCATCCAGAGCACCGGCCGCCTGCCCGGCGGGATCGCGAGCGCGAAGTTGGCATCGTTGGGGCAGACCGGGATGCACTTGTCGCACGTGATGCAGTCGAAGAGCTGCAGGTGACGGCCGATCTTGCGGGGAGCGCGCGGAAGTCCCGCCGCCGTATAGCGGGGCTCGGACACGACGCGGGCGGCGTAGACCGCCGCGTTGCGCATCGCAGCTTCGTCGCGCCACCGCCGGTGGACGTCGGGGCCGGCCGCGCCCAGCAGGTCGCCGCCCGCATCGAGGGCCGAGCGGGCGCTGGCGCGCGCGGCGCCGTCGACGTCGAGCGCCTCGAGCGCCTGTGCGCCCTGGCCGTACGCGCGGATGACGAAGTCGCCGAGTGTTCGCGCGCCGACCGCGTCCATGCGCTCGGCGAGCTTCTGGAAATACGAGCGCGCGCGCCCGTACCCACCCGCCCTGAGCAGGTCGGTGCAGGTGGTGATGGGCGCGAGGTCGAGCGCGACGGNNNNNNNNNNNNNNNNNNNNNNNNNNNNNNNNNNNNNNNNNNNNNNNNNNNNNNNNNNNNNNNNNNNNNNNNNNNNNNNNNNNNNNNNNNNNNNNNNNNNCCCGCCCTGAGCAGGTCGGTGCAGGTGGTGATGGGCGCGAGGTCGAGCGCGACGGCGTCGGCGACGTTCACCGCATCGATGCCGGCCGAGAACGAGAGAGGGATCGACGCGCCGAAGGCGCCGCGCACGCGGCGCACGAGATCGATGGCCAGCACGTGGAGCGGCTGGCCGGAGAGGTACATCTCGCGCTCGGTGGCGGGGAAGAACGAGCGGTGGTTCTCGACGATGAGCGTGTTGGTCAGCTTCAGGCCGAAGCCGAGGCCGAGCGACCGGGCCAGTTCGGCGAGCCGGCCCGAGAAATCGCACATCTGGGGCCACGTGGTGTCACGCGTGAAGGCGCTCGGAGGCACGCGGAGGTCGTGGTGGCCGAGCACGTCGTGCAGCAGCCGGTTCGTCTCGGCCTCGCCAAGCAGCATCGGATTGAGCTTCACGACGCACGCCAGGCCGCGGTCGCGCAGCACGTGGGCCGCGATCCGCTCGATCTCGTCGGGCGGACAGCCGTGGAACGTGCTGAGCGTGACGCTCGTCGAGAGGCAGCGCGCGAAATCGAGATCGCGGTAGCGGGCGAATTCGGCGGGAATCTGCCGGCGGAGGCGATCGACGATCGCCGAGGCGTCGGCCATGCCGTCGAGGAATGCCTGGACGGTCGGGCTGGTGACGCCCGCGAGGTCGTACCCGACGCTCATGTCGACGACGGTGTCGGCGTAGCCGGGTGCGAGCGGGATGCGGCCGCTCTCGACGAGGATGCGGATCAGCATGCTCGCCTTGACGTACTCCTCGAGCGATTCGGGCAGGCGCAGCTCCTGCGACCACTCGATGTTGAACCCCGCGCGCTCCATGTCGATGCACGGACGCGGGATGACGAGATCGTCGCGCACCTGCACCGTCTTGAGCTCGACGACGCGGCACCCGGCCAGCCACGCCAGCACGATGTTCTGCGCCAGTTGCGTGTGGGGACCGGCCGCCGGCCCCACGGGCGACGAGGCGCGCTGCCCGTGAATCGAGACCGCGAGATCGCGACCGGCGTCGCCGCCGAAGAACCGGCGGGCGGGCAGGTCGAAGATAGCGTGCTGGGCGTCGAGTTCGCGGAACATCCGGCGCACGAGCGCGCCGAACGGGTAGGGCGTCAGCGTCATCCTTCACCCCGCGGACGCGCGCCGGCCATGCCGTGCGCACGCAGGTGACGGCGGGCCACCGACTCGATGTGCACCTCGTCGGGGCCGTCGTAGATCCGCGCGGCCCGCTCGTGCGCGTACCAGAAGGCGAGCGGGGTCTCGTCGGTCATGCCGAGGCCGCCGAGGCCCTGGATGGCCCGGTCGAGCACGCGCTGCAGCGTCCGCGCCACGGAGAACTTGATGAGCGACACCTCCTCGCGTGCCGCGCGGGCCCCCTCGCGCTCGATGCGCCAGGCGGCGTGCAGCACCATCAGCCGGGCGGCGTGGATCTCCGCCCGGCTCTCGGCGATCCACTGCTGCACCATCTGCTTCGTCCCGAGCGGCACGCCGGGGGCCACCTCACGCGTCGCCGCGTGGCGGCACAGCAGGTCGAACGCGCGTTCGCAGACACCGATCCAGCGCATGCAGTGGTGAATCCGGCCGGGGCCGAGGCGCTGCTGCGCGATCTCGAACCCCTGACCGGGCTCGCCGAGCAGATACGTCAGCGGCACCCGGGCGCCGTGGTACGCCACCTCCGCGTGGCTCGCCCAGTCGCCTCCCCGATCGCCCATGATCGAGAGGTTGCCGACCAGCTCGAAGCCCGGCGTGTCGGTGGGCACGACGATCATGCTGGCGCGCCGATGCGGGGCGGCCTCCGGGTCGGTGACCGCCATGCAGATGGCGAATGCCGCGCCGTCGGCCGATGAGGCGAACCACTTGTGGCCGCGGACGACCCACTCGGCGCCGTCGCGCCGCGCGGTCGTGCCGAGCCAGACCGGGTTCGAGCCCGCGAACTCCGGCTCGGTCATCGTGAAGCAGCTGCGCACCTCGCCGTCGACGAGCGGCCGCAGGAAGCGCGCCTGCTGCTCGGGCGTGCCGAACTCGATCAGCACCTCCATGTTCCCGACGTCCGGCGCCTGGCAGTTGAACACGTAGTGCCCGAGCGGGCTGCGGCCGAGCTCCTCGCTGAGGTGCGCGAACTCGGTCAGCGACAGCCCCGCGCCGCCGTGCGCCTCGGGCAGGAACGCCGCCCACAGCCCGGTCTGCTTCGCGAGGCGGCGCTTCTCGCGCAGCACCGGCAGCAGCGCCGCGAAGCCCTCGCGCCGCAGGGCGGCTTCGAGCGGGTACAGCTCCCGCTTCACGAACGAGCGGATGGTCGACCGGATCGCCTCGACACGCGGAGACTCTGAGAAGTCCATGGACGATGCCCCCGGGAGCCACGCGGCGCCCTGCCGCGCGCCACGCGGTCAGAGCGCGCGCGCGACGAGCTCCTTCATCACCTCGTTGGCCCCCGCGTAAATCCGCTGCACCCGGCTGTCGGCCCAGATGCGCGCGATCTCGTACTCGGTGGAGTACCCGTATCCACCGAAGACCTGCAGGCACCTGTCGGCCACGGCGAACTGATGGTCGGTGAGCCACCACTTGGCCATCGAGGCGGTCGGCGAGTCGAGCGTCCCGGCCATGAGACGCTCGACGCAGCTGTCGAAGAAGACCCGCGCGATGTGCGCCTCGGTCCGGCACTCGGCCAGCGTGAAGCGGACGCTCTGCAGGTCGATCAACGTGCCGCCGAACGCCTTGCGCGAGCGCGCGTGCTCGGTGGCCAGGGCGACCGCGCGCTCCATGGCGCCCACGGCGCCCACCGCGACGTAGGTCCGTTCGTACGGCAGCTGCTGCATCATCTGCGCGAAGCCCCGGCCCTCCGCCGGTCCGAGCAGGCTCGCCGCCGGCACGCGCACGTCGTCGAAGAACAGCTCGCAGGTGTCCTGGCCGTGCTGGCCCAGCTTCTCGAGCGTACGGCCCACGCGGTAGCCGGGCAGGTTCCTCGTATCGACCAGGATGAGCGACGTGCCCTTCGAGCCAGGCAGGGAGGGATCGGTCTTGGCCGCGAGGCAGACCAGGTCGGCGTGATAGCCGTTCGTGATGAACGTCTTCGACCCGTTGACGACGTACGTGTCGCCCTGCCGGATCGCGGTCGTGCGGATGCTCTGCAGGTCCGAACCGGCACCGGGCTCGGTCATGGCGAGCGAGGCCACGACGTCGCCGGTCGCCATGGGCGGGAGCCACGTCCGCTTCTGTTCCTCGCTGCCGTACGCGAGGAGGTAGTGCGCGACGATGCTCTGGATCGCGTGACCGAAGCTCGTGATGCTCGCCCGGCTCAGCTCGAGGCCTACGATGACCTCGTGCGCGAAGGTGCCGCCACCGCCGCCCCACGTGTCGGGGATGTCGGCGAGCAGCAGGCCCATCGCGCCGGCCTTCGTCCACGCGTCTCGATCGACGTGGTGCTGCGCGCGCCACCGCTCGTCGTGAGGCGCGAACTCCTCCTCGATGAACTGCCGCACCGATCGCTCGAACAACGCCAGTTCGTCGTTCATCCAGGGTGAGGTGTAGGTGGCCATGGTGGTCGGCTCCGTTCCGGGGGGACGGGGCGCGCGCTGGCGCCCAGGCCGCCATCTTACCAGCGGAATGCCGTGCTGGCGGCGGCCTCGGCGAGCCGGCCGTGAAGGGTGTGGGCCGCCTCGCGGGGCAGGTACGGGATGTCGATGCGATGCGATTGATGGCTCGCCCCTGCCGTGTCGACTCGAACGCGCGCCATGCCGGTGCGCCGGTCGAAGGGTGATTCGTGCAGACCCACGACCTGCGCCTTCGCGACGCGAGCCATCGTCAGGTGACGCGACACCCAGCCGCTGCGGAAGACCAGCGTGTCGCCCACCATCGCCCAGCCCTGGTACGCGAGCCGGCGGCGTGACGCGATCGCCGTCCAGGCGCCCATCGTCGAGGCCACGGCCAGCGCCCACCAGCCGGTGGCCGGAGCGACCGCCGCCGAGACGATGGCGACGGCCACCAGTTGCTTGCGCAGCACGCGTCGGAACGCACGCGGGTGCGGGCCGTGCCACGCGGCCGTGGAGACGTCGACTCCCGGAAGGACCTCCGACAGGAGCTTCGGCAGCGCGTCCCGCGTGACGATCGGCGCCAACCACTCGCGGCCGGTCGTTCCCACGTCGCCGGCCTCGCCGCCGGCTGTCTCGACCCTCACCGCGGCCCGCCCGGCCAGGCGGTGGAGCAGGCCCTCGTACACCGTGATCGTCTGGACCCGGTGAAGCGGAATCGTCGTGCTGATCCGGGTCAGCAGGCCGAACTCGCTGCGCAGATCGTCCCCCGTGCGCGTCAACCGGAACCCGTGGAGGCGCACGGCGGCCCAGGCCATCGAGATCAGGCGGATCGCGACGAGCGCGCCGGCGATCACCAGCAGCGCGAGACCCACCCGACCCGCTGGAAAGCCGCCCTCGCCGATTGCCCCTCGGACGGCGTCGCGGACGAGGTCGCGGGCGGCGCCACGGGCGGCAACCGCCTCGCCGAACAGCCACTCGCTCACGCGCTCGACGAGCCCGAATTCCCACAGCATGCCGATGCCCGCCGCGATCAGGACCATGCCCCGGTTTTCGATGAACCCCGCAAGCAGCAGTTCGCGCGAGGGCAGGGCCAGCACGGTCCTGCCGGCGGCGGCGATTGGCGCCGAGGGCGTGTCCTCCCGCGCTTCCGGGACGGAGCGCCCGGCGCCGGCTCGTCGCCGCATGTCGGCGACCCGGCCGCGCATCTCCTCGTAGTCGGGCGTCGACAGCACCCGCAGGGTGGCCTCGGGCTCCTGGCCGCCCGCTGTCTGGATACGGACGTCGACCACGTGGAGCCAGCGATGGAGCAGGCTCTGCACCGCATCGACGCTCTGGATGCGCGCGTAGGGCACGTGGCGCTCGTTGCGGAAGACGATGCCCGTTCGGATGACGAGCTCGTCGGCTTCATACCGGTAGCGGAACGACACGTAGCGGGCGACGGCGAACAGGGCGGACGGCACGATGAGCCACGGCAGCCACGCCTCCCAGCCCCAGCCCCGCGACCCGGCCGTGACGATCAGCGCCAGGGAAGGCAGGGCGAGCTCGCGCAGGCGCGCGCCGATCGTGAAGGCGAGCGACCAGGGATGCAGCCGCCGTTCAGACGGCATCGCCGCCTTCGTCGGGCAGCAGGTGATCGCGGATGCGGAGGGCGGTGGCGTGATCGAGGCCCGGCAGGTCGACGCGCGCGTGGTCGGTGCCCGCGGTGTAGACCACGAGCGTGCCGAGGCCATGGGTGCGCTCGAGCGGACCCTGTGAGACGTCGGTGTGCTGCACGCGGGAGCGCGGCACCGCCATGTGCCGTCGCCAGACGACGCCGCGGCGGATGTCGAGGCCGATCGCGCCGACGCGGTACGCCGTGTGCCGGTAGGCGAGCGGCGGCCAGGCGTGGGCGCGCCACGCCAGGCCGCCCGACACGACGAGCCAGAGCAGGCCCAGTCCGAGCAGGTTGACGAGCGGTGCCGCGCCGGCGAGGACCGCGAGGCCCGTGAGGCTCACGACCATGAAGCCGGCCAGGAACACGACGGCCGCCGCGATCCAGCCGACCTGGCGCTGCAGCACCACCCAGCGCGGGTCGAGTGGGCGCTCGATGCCGTCCGCCACCGGGGACGGTGAGCCCGCGTCGACGGTCGACGGCGGTGGGGCAGCGATCGCGTCGGTCACGGCCTCCAGTATACGGCGCACCACCGGCAGCCGGGACCGACGCGCCGGCGATCGCCCGGTCGCGCGGCTACCGCCGGGCGTCGGTCGTCGGCGGAGGCGATTCGCCGAGCACGTGCCGCGCGAACCACGCGTACTCGCGCGTCATCTTGTCGAGCTGGTGCCGCGGCTCCTGCAGGCCGTGCGGCTCGCGCGGATAGACCGCGAGCTCGACCTCGATGCCGTTTTTGCGCAGGCCCATGTAGAGCTCCTGGGCCTGGCCGAGCGGCACGCGCAGGTCGACGGCGCCGTGCATGATGAGCGTCGGCGTCTTCGCCTGCTTGATGTGCTTCATCGCCGAGCGATCCCAGTACACGTCGAAGTCGTCCCACGGCTCGGCGCCGAAGTACCCCTCGAGCGTGCGCTGGAGGTCGTTGGTCGAGTACATCGAGTACATGTTCGTCAGACCCGCGCCGACCATCAGCGCCCTGAAGCGACTGGTCTGCGTCAGCGTCCAGGCGGTCATGTACCCGCCGTAGCTCCATCCCGTCTGGCCCATGCGCGCGGCATCGACGAGGCCCTTCGCGATCAGCTGATCGACGCCCGTCTGGATGTCTTGGTAGTCGCCGCCGCCCCAGTCACGGACGTTCGCGAGCAGGAAGCGCTCGCCGTACCCGCTCGACCCGCGCGGGTTCGGATAGAAAGCCAGCCAGCCCCTGCCCGCCCAGACGTGCCCGTAGTTGGTCGCCGTGGCCGGGAAGGTGTTGGCGAAGACGCCCGCCGGCCCGCCGTGCACGTGGACGATCAGTGGGTAGCGTTCGCCCGGCCGGTAGTCGACGGGGTAGATGACGAGGCCCTCGGCCTCGAGGCCGTCGCGGCTCGTCCACCGGACGACCTCGCCGCGTCCCAGCGAGAGCTCGGCCACCTGCGGATTGTGATCGGAGAGCTTCGCCGGTCCCCAGGACGACAGCGACCGCGTGACGTACACGTCGGCGGGCCGCGCCGTGTCGGTGAGCGTGAAGGCGGCAACGCCGGTCGACGGCGACAGGGTGAACCCGCCGAGCACCGCGTCCCCCGTCGACACCGCCACCGGCGTGCCGCCCGCGGCCGGCACGGAGAACACCTGCGACGAGGTTCGCGTGGAGGCGGTGAAGTACAAGGTCGAACCATCGGCCGACCACGAGGCCGGACCGGGCTGATACAGGAAGTCGCGAGCGACCTCCTGTAAGGTCCCGCCGTTGGCATCGACCGTGGCGAGGCGGAGTTGGCCGAGCAGTCCCGTGGAACCGGGACGGGTGAGCACGGCGAGCCGGCTGCCGTCGGGCGACCACCGCGGCGCCTGGTCGGGGCCGTCGTTGTCGATCACGCGCCGCCTCGCCTTCGTCGCCACGTCCACAACCCACACGTCCGTCAGGCTCCCGTCGTCGGCCTTTGGCGTCGGCGTCGTCACGTACGCGATACGCCCGCCGTCGGGCGACCACTGGGGGTCGGCCACCTGGAAGTCGCCGCCGGCGACCTCGTCGACCTGCTTCGTCTCGACGTCGATGACCCACAGCCGTCGGTATCGGTGATCGCGATCGACGATCTGCACGTCGTCTCTCTCCTTGCGGCGACGCTCTTCTTCCGCGGTCGGCTCGGGTTCGGCGACGAAGGCCAGGCGCCGGCCGTCCGGGGCCCATTGAAACTCGGTGACGGCCGTCTTCGATTCGGTGAGGCCGACGGCCTCCCCACCAAACGGCGAGATGAGGTGGACCTGCGGGCGCTCGCCCCGCGACGAGAGGAACGCGAGCCGCTGGCCGTCGGGCGACCATTGCGGCTCTCTGTCGTTCTTCGGGCTCGTCGTCAGGCGCAGCGGTGGCCGGCTCGCGTCGGTCGACG is a genomic window containing:
- a CDS encoding pyridoxal-phosphate dependent enzyme — encoded protein: MTSPSPPASAPTLSCAGCGALVAVDLLGPPPFRCPNAASLPDADHVLRRTGPSAEWGLVDRARHHPFLRYRHRLISYQAARRAGLPDASWVGLVERLDRGVAEVAGRGFAVTPLVRCGELEATLGVGGSGALWVKDETGNVSGSHKARHLFGVLLWLELAALAREAKGLPPSHSGRFAIASCGNAALAAAVVAAAVRRPLDVFVPVDVNSRIASALSELGATIAVCARRPGVSGDPCYHAFREAIAEGGVPFCVQGPDNGLTVEGGATLGFELLEQVPGPVDRFFVQVGGGALASACVLAFTEARCQGTVAGLPRVHAVQTEGAAPLRRAYERVMGEIFTRLGEAAPRGDAARAQVVAERAADPRVRAALAFAATHRGAFMWPWESEPRSLAHGILDDETYDWLAIVEGMVWSGGWPVVVDEATIARANDLARASTAIDVDHTGTAGLAGLLALVDRGEIAVARERVAVIFSGRRR
- the arcC gene encoding carbamate kinase; protein product: MSDIIVLAIGGNSLIRDERHRTVQDQWVLARETCHHIAEIVAAGHRVVVTHGNGPQVGFIVRRSELARHELHEVPLDSCDADTQGAIGYMIQQSLENEFTRRRMRKTAVALVTQVEVDRASQAFERPSKPIGSFMDEATARARAAEEGWTIGEDAGRGWRRLVPSPEPVAIVEIDAVRTLVDAGFVVTAVGGGGIPVVRDGEGMLHGVEAVIDKDYASSLLATALGADLFVISTGVPHVCLDFGTPDERPIARMTLAEARQYLKDGEFAEGSMAPKIRAIVQFLEQGGRRGVITRPQDLEAAVEGRAGTVIVP
- a CDS encoding knotted carbamoyltransferase YgeW gives rise to the protein PKSWAPAAVMRQRTALLRAGRSGELAELEREALETNARFRQWECTEAMMQRTRGGKALYMHCLPADVTGVSCASGEVSQTVFERARLDTYREASWKPFVVAAMIVATRAADPASALLGLLDRHRPRRPR
- a CDS encoding knotted carbamoyltransferase YgeW; this translates as MDLHARINALAALDVDLHDRDFLLTWRQSDAALRFIVDAADVLQGLVRRNVSTRLFDTGLGLSIFRDKSTRTRYAFRAGCNLLGLMTEELDESTSQVAHGETVRETAAMIGFLSEVIGIRDDMFLGEGHRYMVEVARSLEESHRAGVLAERPAVINLQCDLDHPTQSLSDLCHLAHTFGGLDALRGRTLAMTWAYSPSYGKPLSVPQGIVALMTRFGMRVVLAHPPGYDLVDEPLDAARSFAAESGGAFELADSMEAAFDQADVVYPKSWAPAAVMRQRTALLR
- a CDS encoding YgeY family selenium metabolism-linked hydrolase, with the protein product MTTETVRARANEATPAMVQLLRDMIAIPSESAEEGAVVARAADEMRRLEFDEVRIDGLGNVLGRVGSGPLVVALDGHLDTVGVGDPSTWARDPYRGEVRDGIVFGRGAGDQEAGFAAAVHGARIAKDLGLLEGVQLWVTGTVMEEDCDGLCWQYILREGVLAPDVVVITEPTSLGVYRGHRGRMELEVRTQGRSCHGSAPERGVNAVYLMAPIIADIERLNDALAATADPFLGKGSVTISHIRSTSPSLCAVADSATIHLDRRLTQGETIESAVAEIERLDSVRRAGATITVLDYARPAYTGLTYPTKKYFPTWLMSEDDPAIRAGVEAATSALGRPPAVGKWGFSTNGIATRGLFGVPTIGFGPGDEIHAHTPEDQCPIDHLTAAAAFYALFPQAYRRARD
- a CDS encoding 4Fe-4S dicluster domain-containing protein, whose product is VALDLAPITTCTDLLRAGGYGRARSYFQKLAERMDAVGARTLGDFVIRAYGQGAQALEALDVDGAARASARSALDAGGDLLGAAGPDVHRRWRDEAAMRNAAVYAARVVSEPRYTAAGLPRAPRKIGRHLQLFDCITCDKCIPVCPNDANFALAIPPGRRPVLWMHREANGWRAEHRGTLSLDEAHQIGTFADFCNDCGNCDVFCPEDGGPYVVKPRFFGSENAWRESALDGFYLRRRGPHDLVRARIGGREFRLEVQDDRARFAADGVEVGFTLGDPAGTIAGDLPPGTIVDLGAFQIMDLVREGIFAAGSVNYVNCLGDDEAHAAGPPPRPTEAGR